Proteins encoded together in one Desulfuromonas thiophila window:
- the cobC gene encoding alpha-ribazole phosphatase produces MTTQITLIRHAAIATEFDGHYIGRSDVPLSADGRQQAERLVRHLSRPGFPAIDALWCSPAQRARQTAEPLIRQSLRPVTIDERLQEINFGDWEGLDFAQILHNDPQRVNQWAAFTDDFCFPAGESLKQFRHRLDAVVESILAEQAGHLVIVSHGGVLRGLICQLLGWSLKDHLKFTIERGGYATLYLDGCHAVLTGLYNHGV; encoded by the coding sequence ATGACCACACAGATTACCCTCATCCGCCATGCCGCCATCGCCACGGAATTTGACGGTCATTATATCGGCCGCAGCGATGTACCGCTCAGTGCCGACGGCAGGCAGCAGGCCGAACGTCTGGTCCGCCATCTCAGCCGGCCCGGCTTTCCCGCCATCGATGCCCTGTGGTGCAGCCCGGCCCAACGCGCCCGCCAGACCGCCGAGCCCCTGATCCGCCAGTCGCTCCGTCCGGTCACCATTGACGAGCGCCTGCAAGAGATCAATTTCGGCGACTGGGAAGGGTTGGATTTCGCCCAGATTCTCCACAACGACCCGCAGCGCGTCAATCAATGGGCCGCCTTTACCGACGATTTCTGTTTCCCCGCCGGGGAATCGCTGAAGCAGTTCCGCCACCGTCTCGATGCCGTTGTGGAAAGCATCTTGGCCGAACAGGCCGGCCACCTGGTCATCGTCAGCCATGGCGGCGTGTTGCGCGGACTGATTTGCCAGTTACTCGGCTGGTCATTAAAAGACCATCTGAAATTCACCATTGAACGGGGTGGCTATGCCACGCTGTATTTGGATGGATGTCATGCCGTCTTGACCGGACTGTATAACCATGGCGTCTAA
- the cobT gene encoding nicotinate-nucleotide--dimethylbenzimidazole phosphoribosyltransferase produces the protein MHSNTLLSQTLNAITPADTVMRQQARARLDQLAIPHWALGQLMDTAEELAAMTRSMAPSVKRKAIAVMAGDHGIVAAGVSRFPQAVTVEMVRNFLNGKASINALARQVGASLTVVDAGVAGDLTELYHHDALWNRKVAAGTADLSRGPAMSRAQAIQCLEVGIEVANHLADTTDLYATGDMGIGNTSPSSAIIACLCGCDIATVTGRGTGLDDAALNNKIAVLDRALALNRPDAADGLDVLSKVGGFEIGAIAGLILGAAAQRKPVVIDGIISTAGALIAASLVPASRDYMIAGHCSVEPGHRIALNHLGKAPLLDLRLRLGEGTGAALAMHLVEAAVAVLTEIATFEEAAVSQANTPESANTESVAQ, from the coding sequence ATGCATTCGAACACGTTACTGTCCCAGACTCTCAACGCCATCACCCCGGCCGATACAGTCATGCGCCAGCAGGCCCGCGCCCGCCTCGACCAGTTGGCCATCCCGCACTGGGCTCTGGGTCAGTTGATGGATACGGCCGAAGAGCTGGCCGCCATGACCCGCTCCATGGCGCCGTCGGTGAAACGCAAAGCCATTGCCGTCATGGCCGGCGACCACGGCATTGTCGCCGCCGGAGTCAGCAGGTTTCCCCAGGCCGTCACCGTCGAGATGGTGCGCAACTTCCTCAACGGTAAAGCCAGCATCAACGCCCTGGCACGCCAGGTCGGTGCCAGCCTCACCGTGGTCGATGCCGGGGTGGCCGGAGATTTGACGGAACTCTACCACCACGACGCGCTGTGGAACCGCAAGGTAGCCGCAGGTACCGCGGATTTGTCACGGGGACCGGCCATGAGCCGCGCCCAGGCGATTCAGTGTCTCGAAGTGGGTATTGAGGTCGCCAATCATCTCGCTGACACCACAGATCTCTACGCCACCGGCGATATGGGCATCGGCAACACCAGCCCGTCCAGCGCCATCATCGCCTGCCTGTGCGGCTGCGACATCGCCACCGTCACTGGCCGCGGCACCGGCCTCGACGATGCGGCGCTCAACAACAAGATTGCCGTACTCGACCGCGCTCTGGCCCTTAACCGGCCCGATGCCGCCGACGGCCTCGACGTGCTGAGCAAGGTGGGCGGCTTTGAGATCGGCGCCATTGCCGGGCTGATCCTCGGCGCGGCGGCCCAGCGCAAGCCGGTGGTGATCGACGGCATCATCTCCACCGCCGGTGCCCTCATCGCTGCCAGCCTGGTTCCGGCCAGCCGCGATTATATGATCGCCGGCCACTGCAGCGTCGAACCGGGCCACCGCATCGCCCTGAATCATCTCGGCAAGGCCCCGCTACTCGATCTGCGCCTGCGCCTCGGCGAAGGCACCGGCGCGGCTTTGGCCATGCATCTGGTGGAAGCGGCGGTGGCCGTGCTGACGGAGATCGCCACCTTTGAAGAGGCGGCGGTGTCTCAGGCGAATACGCCTGAGTCGGCAAACACGGAGAGCGTTGCTCAGTGA
- the cobS gene encoding adenosylcobinamide-GDP ribazoletransferase has product MLQSFFSALSFLTIVRVPHSWCGDETALSRSLDWYAVVGLLIGAVMALLDHLLCATMPGTLLPSALLVVALIAISGGLHIDGVADSADAFMSSRDRDTMLTIMKDSRVGAMGALTLTGLLLIKFAALASLPSDARWPVILLTPLAGRVALVLPLVSLPYARPGGLATLSHQQAEPRHAWLAVSLLLVTALMVLQGRGLIIAALVLLATLLFGRYCRGKIGGFTGDTLGATCELAELVTLIAAVLVLPHGGLS; this is encoded by the coding sequence ATGCTGCAATCCTTTTTTTCGGCCCTCAGTTTTCTCACCATCGTGCGTGTGCCGCACAGCTGGTGCGGCGATGAAACCGCGCTGTCGCGCAGCCTCGACTGGTACGCCGTCGTTGGCCTGCTCATCGGTGCGGTCATGGCGCTGCTCGATCACCTGTTGTGCGCCACGATGCCGGGGACCCTGCTGCCCAGCGCATTGCTGGTAGTGGCATTGATCGCCATTAGCGGCGGGCTGCATATCGACGGCGTCGCCGACAGTGCCGACGCCTTTATGAGTTCGCGCGACCGCGACACCATGCTCACCATCATGAAAGACAGCCGCGTCGGCGCCATGGGCGCTCTAACGCTGACCGGATTGCTGCTAATCAAATTCGCCGCCCTCGCCTCGCTGCCCAGCGACGCCCGCTGGCCGGTGATTCTGCTCACGCCTCTGGCCGGACGCGTCGCCCTGGTATTGCCGCTGGTCAGTCTGCCTTACGCCCGCCCCGGCGGACTGGCCACCCTGTCCCATCAGCAAGCCGAGCCGCGTCACGCCTGGCTGGCCGTTTCGCTGTTGCTGGTAACCGCCCTGATGGTGCTGCAGGGACGCGGTTTGATCATCGCCGCCCTGGTTCTGCTGGCCACGCTGCTGTTCGGCCGTTACTGCCGCGGCAAGATTGGCGGTTTCACCGGCGACACCCTTGGCGCGACCTGCGAGTTGGCCGAACTGGTCACGCTGATTGCGGCGGTGCTGGTGCTGCCCCATGGAGGGTTGTCATGA
- the cobU gene encoding bifunctional adenosylcobinamide kinase/adenosylcobinamide-phosphate guanylyltransferase, with the protein MASKPLTNHLLYISGGARSGKSRYAEQRALALTGPRRYIATCPVIDDEMAVRIDRHQQRRADQGWQTIEEPVDLVAALDASRDSAVVLIDCVTLWINNLLYVAETEQQTLDEDAIHRLTLQMIDAARQGQRTVIFVSNELGMGIVPADALSRHYRDLIGRCNQTLAAHADEAVFLVSGLPLSLK; encoded by the coding sequence ATGGCGTCTAAGCCCTTGACCAACCATCTCCTCTACATCAGCGGCGGCGCCCGCAGCGGCAAGAGCCGTTACGCTGAGCAGCGCGCCCTGGCCCTGACCGGACCACGCCGTTACATCGCCACCTGCCCGGTGATTGATGACGAGATGGCGGTGCGCATCGACCGCCACCAACAGCGCCGCGCCGATCAAGGTTGGCAGACGATTGAGGAGCCGGTGGATCTGGTTGCGGCGCTGGACGCCAGCCGTGACAGTGCCGTCGTGCTGATCGATTGCGTCACCCTGTGGATCAATAACCTGCTCTATGTCGCGGAAACGGAGCAGCAAACGCTCGACGAAGACGCCATTCACCGCCTCACCCTCCAAATGATTGACGCCGCCCGCCAGGGCCAGCGCACGGTGATCTTCGTCTCCAACGAGCTGGGCATGGGCATTGTGCCGGCGGATGCCCTGTCGCGCCATTACCGCGACCTGATCGGCCGCTGCAACCAAACCCTGGCCGCCCACGCCGACGAAGCCGTCTTCCTGGTTTCCGGCCTGCCATTGTCCCTGAAATAG